The sequence below is a genomic window from Lolium perenne isolate Kyuss_39 chromosome 4, Kyuss_2.0, whole genome shotgun sequence.
CGGCAGAAGCCTATATTTAGGTTCCCCTATCTGAATTCCGAATTTGTGAACTCGTGTAAACGTGCGTATTCAGAGCTTGAGCTCATCAGCCCTTGCAGTGATCGATGAATGCAACAGCCCAGAGTCGCAACCGTACGTGCAGGCAATGCAGTGTGTCGATCACGAGTAGAGTACAGTAAATCGGGCGAGTAATAATGGGAGAGCAGAGCAGGCGGGGTTGTTCTTACATGATGGTGCGATTGGTCCACCGGATGGCGTAGCGGTGGAAGTCCTCCGTGGGGTCGAACCAGAGGCCGTACCGCTCCTCCCTCCCGACCGCCGTGCTGCCGTCGCCGTAGACGTTGGTCTGCACCCTCCACTCCCTGCCCCTGACGTTCCCCAGGAACTCGAAGTCCAGCTCGTCGTGCGTCTTCTCGTACACGTCGCCGTTGGACATctgcaaccaccaccaccagaAGCGTTCGCAACAATGCCAACACAGTTAATCTCTGTTGGCCGCTCGGCGTCGTTTCGTTTTCACTAGCGTGTGGAGGGCGGGGGGTGCTGCATATATATACTCACGTAGaaggcgacgacgacgccggcggtGTGGTCGGAGGGCAGCTTGATGCTGGCGCCGAAGAAGCCGTGGAGGTGCGCGGCCTGCGAGGCGAACCCGGAGCCTGAAACGGAACAGAGGCAGGCGTAACGTCGATTGTTGCATCGATGAATTACTCAATGAATTACTCGGTCAATCAATGTAGGCGTCGGTGCGGGCAGTTACCTGTCCTCTCGTCGAGGGAGATGTGGACTCGCCTCCCGTCGCCGTGGAGCCTGAGGTTGGAGTCCCCGAACAGCTGCGTATAGCCCTCCCCGAAGGTGAGCGCCGGCGCCGCCGTCTCCGGCAGCGGGACCAGGAGCTCGTCCGCGGCGAAGCAAGAAGACGGCGCCAGCAGGACGGCGACGGCCAAGACCAAGACCAAAACGAAGCGACACGCCATTGCTGATATACTTGACTCAGCTTCTCCTCTGTTCCTTCCTCTGCTCTGCTCTCCTCTATATCGCCGGCTCCTCGGCTTTGGCTCTGTTTCTCTTGCCCTACCTTTGGTGTGTAGGCCGATGTATTGGAAAGCAAGGTAGCTTTCCATCCATCCGGCAGGGACGCAGCGCCTTTATCGGCATTTTGCGAGGAGAGCAGCTAGTGCCTTGC
It includes:
- the LOC127296342 gene encoding probable xyloglucan endotransglucosylase/hydrolase protein 27: MESYLAFQYIGLHTKGRARETEPKPRSRRYRGEQSRGRNRGEAESSISAMACRFVLVLVLAVAVLLAPSSCFAADELLVPLPETAAPALTFGEGYTQLFGDSNLRLHGDGRRVHISLDERTGSGFASQAAHLHGFFGASIKLPSDHTAGVVVAFYMSNGDVYEKTHDELDFEFLGNVRGREWRVQTNVYGDGSTAVGREERYGLWFDPTEDFHRYAIRWTNRTIMFYIDDTPIREVVRSERMGAQFPSKPMSLYATIWDGSSWATSGGRYKVDYKYAPYVAQFADLQLQPEPDHDAGEMTMSPARRAAMERVRARYMTYGYCYDRARYPAPLPECSVGAEAAMYLPSGEARSWDRRRRGRRHRRAGADFAL